In Primulina eburnea isolate SZY01 chromosome 14, ASM2296580v1, whole genome shotgun sequence, the following proteins share a genomic window:
- the LOC140811985 gene encoding uncharacterized protein — MSDEETILLNLFDSYWFEYGVLSEKKRSCSALKTSPVLQVQAEEEMVFEKPKLKPIKTLMRKSLSDQFLSSKDCSDSSGSPSPDSVLVPQLQTILSGKEIEEFPEEKEEQSIIYSRNGYETNRNGSRVYLSHTEPSVHEGKKRRRRMGRKGTGKSLSELEFEELKGFMDLGFVFSDKDKDSILVSLIPGLQRLGINSAEESDKSSCKVSVSRPYLSEAWEFAGDEKNPLMDWRIPAFGNEMELKDHLRFWAHTVASTVR, encoded by the coding sequence ATGTCTGATGAAGAGACGATACTGCTCAATCTTTTCGATTCTTACTGGTTTGAATATGGAGTTCTCTCAGAGAAGAAGCGCTCTTGCTCTGCGTTGAAAACAAGTCCAGTTCTTCAAGTTCAAGCAGAAGAAGAGATGGTTTTTGAAAAACCAAAGCTTAAGCCCATCAAGACCCTGATGAGAAAATCTTTGAGTGACCAGTTTTTGAGTTCGAAAGATTGCTCTGATTCGTCTGGTTCCCCCTCTCCAGATTCAGTTCTTGTTCCTCAGCTGCAGACTATACTCTCAGGTAAAGAAATTGAAGAATTCCCGGAGGAAAAAGAAGAGCAGTCAATCATTTATTCTCGCAACGGATACGAGACTAACCGGAACGGATCTCGGGTCTACCTCTCTCACACAGAGCCGTCCGTTCATGAAGGGAAGAAAAGGAGGCGGAGGATGGGGAGAAAAGGGACAGGTAAAAGCTTATCAGAGCTCGAATTCGAGGAATTAAAGGGATTTATGGATCTGGGATTTGTGTTTTCTGACAAGGATAAGGATTCCATACTGGTTTCGTTAATTCCAGGGCTTCAAAGACTTGGAATAAACAGCGCGGAGGAATCTGATAAAAGCTCTTGCAAGGTATCAGTCTCGAGGCCTTATCTTTCGGAAGCATGGGAATTTGCAGGAGATGAAAAGAACCCGTTGATGGATTGGAGAATTCCAGCTTTTGGCAATGAAATGGAGTTGAAAGATCATCTCAGATTTTGGGCTCACACTGTTGCTTCCACTGTCAGATGA